CACTCATTTTACTCGACCTGCAAGCGGAGTTCGCATTTGCACAATACACAATATTAATTTGACCACGTGTTAAAAAACTGAACATTCCACATACCATCTATCTTTTTGCACTCAAAAAATTTGAATGAAGTTGTAATAATACCTGTCAAGTTCTCAAACACGGCATGCATACAAAGCGATCAAATGATTAATAATCCTTTGTACATTTTCCCCTCCAATAAATGATGTAATCTGCCAGAAATTAGTCTGAAAAGAACGCGCTTTGAATCTAATCAATCTTGCGAAGAATTAATAGTGCAACCACACTCTGTAAACCGTGGTCTTTCATTCACGCACATGTAAAAGCTCGACCAATGCAATTGGAATTAACAGAGAAAGCAAAGATAAATGCCTCGGCTGGAGTCATTCACGACTGGCTCAGTAATCTGGAAAACTGGCCAAAGATTAATAGCAAGATCAAATCTATTGCTGTAGAGGGGAATAAGTGTATTGGCCAGCTTCAATTCAAAGGCAAAAACATCGACTTTGCTGGCATGGTTCCGGAAGATGACGACCCTCTAAAGGTCACCTGTAATCTAGTCGTGCAATCAGAACAGGAACAGCGAGCGCCCGATCATTTCACTGTGATCTACGAGATCATTCCCAAAGGTGGAAAAACTGAAATTATTGAACGCATTATTTTTGAGAAAGCAATCCCCTTTTGGGCCTGGCTACTGATAAAGTTGATAACGAAGTTTGGAAAACCGACAGGCAAAACCAATCTGCAACAAATTAAATCACATATTCCTACAATTGAATAAATGATATCAATAGATTGATTTAGAATCTCAATAGTCGTCTATTTTTTCTCTTTCAAGACAAACTCACCGTAATAGCCGATGTTGGATTTGTATTTTCCGCTGAGGGTCGCTCCTTTCATAAAGCCTGCCCACTGATATTTATGTCCTCGAATAGTGGCAGTCCCCGCGAGATTCAATTGATTACCATTTGGTCGAGATTGAAACGTAGCTTCATATTTAAACGGGTCCCCTTTGAACAACCCGGTAAATGTAGCCTTCCAGACTCCTTTGTCATCTGATGCCGCTACACACTTAAGTGGTCCACTTGTGTTATACTTGCGATTATTCCACTTCCCCTCCCAAGTTCGCTTTTCTCCCGCTTCCAAGATAGAGAGAGAACTCATCATACATAATGCAATCAATAAATAGCGTTTCATGATTGTCTTTCCCCCAAATATAAAGGCTTCGATTCCAAACTCAAAATTGTATCGCAGTACCAGTATTACATGATTCGACAAATGGTTCACAATTGCGACAAAATAATCAAAAAATATGCACTTGGCATTTTAGAGACCCATTTCTCATCGAATGGAGCCTTGTTTTCAGGTGGTTATTTACAGTTTGACACCACTGCGTCTCTCGCAAAACTCTGTGATCTGCGTCGCGCGCGTGCAGTTTTCCCCGTCTGCTTTCTTAGTTTACCAAATCTCAGCATATAAAGCGGAGACGAATATCCGGGAGTGCGGTGATTTGATACGAGCAAATCAGCGAGGTCAGAAGCTACTATTTTTAAGCACTGCGCCGCAATTTGAGATTCCGTTGTCTGGTGACCGACTGTGATCATTCCGCAAGGTAATCCTGAAACGAACGATTCATTCGAATTCACTCAGTTTATGGAATGTATAATTAATCGAAAGCTGCGTTTTTTATTCTGCTGATACCGACAGCTGCGAACGGTCTATTTTTAAGGCATGATTTAATGGAAATGATTCAACAATTTTAATGAAATCCGGAACCATTTGACGCGGCAGGTTTTTACGACAAATGGCATTCATTTCAGAAACTGATATTTGGTCAGTTTTGGAATTCAATTTGATATACAAAGCCAATCGAGTCCCCACATCTTTCGATTCGTACGGTACAGCTACTGCCTGCGAAATGGGGAATGATCTCAGGGCAAATTCTTCCAGATCAACCGGGTGCACTCGGTAACCAGAGATCTTGACTAACGCATTACGTCGTCCCTTGAGGATAATCCAGCCTGCCTCGTCCATCGTTGCCAGATCTCCTGTGTACAACCAACCGTTTCTGATGCGCTGTCTCGTTTCTGTCGCATCGCGCCAATATCCTCGCATGACATTGGCACCTTTGGCACGCAGCTCTCCCACAGTTCCCGGCTCAGTCGTACGTCCTTTTTCATCCACTACTTCCAGAATCACTCCTGGAATCGCGCGACCAATGCACCCGTCAGCTAACTCGGGCAGATCTTCAGGAGGCACATAAGCTAGGCGGGCCGTTGCCTCTGTCTGACCATACATCACATAAAAGCGAGCGGGGACAATACACTGACTGATTTCAACAGAAAGCGCGTGCGGCAATGCACCACCGGCTACCGACATATAGCGTAATGAGGAAAGATTGGCTTTCTTAAAAGACGTTCGCTCTAATAAAGTCCGGAATAAATCTGGTACTGCAGACAGACTGGTACAACGATGAAAAATCGCAGCTTTCACAATGCTCTCTGGAAACAAGGCGTTACCATCTAAAACTAAGTGCGCACCCAACAAGATATGTGACTGCAAGATGGAATTTCCAAACGCATGATGAAATGGTAGCATACATAAAGGACGCTCATCCATTTTCAATTCAAGATACTCCTGAATCGACTGGGCATTCGAAATCAAGTTGGAATGACTGAGCATCACCCCTTTGGGCTTACCACTGGAACCAGCTGTGAAAAAAATCGCAGCCAGATCATCTGCGGTGGTGACAATGGGCTTTGGAGGAATCGTTTGGTTTTGTGCCCCTAACTCATCATTACAGATGGTATCACTCTGAAGTCCTTTTAAGTCAGGCTGTCGACTCAGAACCTGCGAAGTCGAAATAATATAAAAGGCTTCTGTTGATTCGAGAATCTTCTGAAGTGTTCCTCGCTCTGTATTAGCGGGCAAAGGGACTACAACTCCCCCCGACATTAAGATTCCATAAAACGCGGCAATATAAGCGATCGAGTTAGGCACTAAGAGAATCACACGATGGCTTGGCTGATATTCAGGATGACTTTGGAGTTGATCAGATATTTTTTGGGCCGCAGACAGCAGGCTATGATACTTCCACGATGCTACAGAATTCGAAATCGCAGGTCGGTCCGCATGGCGGGTTGCGACGTCACAAAACAGCTCTCCCAAGCTGAAACGAGACGTTGTTTCCTGACTCTCAACGGGGTTGAACTGATAGTCCCAGTTTGAATCAATTCCACTCTTGATAAACAACAGTTTTGATAAAAAATCAGTGGTAGAGTTCATACGAAGTCATCTTGACTAGATCGGCGTGTTTTAGAGCTTCACTCTGATCATTTTGTCTTGCGTTTTATACATCTCACCCGAACAAAACGAGTTTATCCCAAACAACAGTCCGGAATAATATCCCTCATAAATATCGGGCTTCTGGTATCGCTGTTCTTCTATAAACTTAGGTCACTTCCTCCTTTTTAAAATACCCATCAACACAAACAACCTAAACATCCTATTTACACAGAGATTGCAAACGGACTTTCTGCTAAATTTCAGAAATAGAGGTAATTGAACTCATGCAAAAAATAACAATCTCTGTCATTTGAACAATGAGCAGGGCAAAGGGAGTGATTGTCCCTCTGGCAATTCTGGCGAACGTCACAACTGCAAATCCATCAAATATAATATTCGATGACATGCTCTTCTTCGACAGAGAATCGATAATCATGTCCCGGCGTAACCAATGCGACATCGTCCAGGAGCAATTGAGCGACTCGCATCGCCTGACCACGTAATTCCGGAACGGCCGTTGTTTCCCAAAGTGTCCCTTTCATCAAAGGACCAATGGCAAACAAAGACTCAGATGGATTTCCTTCCGCATTCATCACAGCAAAATCTGCGGCCACATCAATGCCCATGTCCAGTTCATCGGGTCGAATCAATCCCCGTTTCAACAGGTTTTGAAACAATGGGACACTGGTGTCTGAAAAACCGCTGTTGGGACCCGTGCAATTTACAACCAGTCCCCCAGACAGCAACTGCTCGTTTCCCGATCTGTCTTGAAGTGCTACTTCCACTTTGTCACCTTGCTCTCTCAGTCCGGAAATTCGACCACGCATCACACGTAATCGCCCCTCCGTAATGGCTTCTGTGACCCGTTGATGAATGGGTTGGGCGATTCGGTGACGAATCACATTCCAGCGTGCTGCATAACGTTTGAGAAACTCCTGTTTTTCGGACACCAGAAACTGCTGCCAGATGCGCTGGGTATGTGGTCGCAAACGATCTACAACGATTCCCGGATTCTCACCGATCCGTTGCAGTTGTCGACAATGCTTTTCCAACAATTCGACAAGCTTCTCAAGTCCCAGTTTTTCCGGTTCGGGTGGGAGAAAATCGGGATACTCGATTCCACGAAAATGGGCCTGGGGAATCATCCCATTATGGGAAATCGCGATGATATTCCCCTCCCATTCCTGCTCGCTGAGCGTCAGGAAGACATCGACCATCGATAGCCCTGTTCCCAGGACAATAACGTCCTCCTTCGAATCAGGAATTTGTTCCATCCAGTTTCCCCACGGATCTGGCGAATAAGCGGGGTGTGAAAACGAGTGATCAGAAAATGCGACAGGTGAGGGAGGCTGATTGCCGGTGGCAAGCAGGACACGGTCCGCTTCGACCGTTTCCCCATCTTTGAGAGTGATCTCTGCACATCCATCATAATTGAGTTCAATATCTACGGCTTCATTTTCGATCACATGAATTTCAGCAGGATGGTGACTATCGATGGGCTGCATATAGTTTGACAATATACTGCGCAAGTAGTCTCCATAGATTCGCCGTGGTACGTATGTCTCACGAAGTTGGGGATCTGGTAAGTCGCTATAATCAACGCGTGTTCGGAGCCAGTCGAGGAAATGGTTGGCATGATCGGGAACAGCCGACATATTTCGAGCTGCTACATTCAGTAGATGCTCTTCGCGCTTCGTACCATAGGCCACGCCACGTCCCAGTGGATATTTATCATTGATCAGTTGAATGCAAAGAGGACCTGTGCTCAGTCGCGCCAAATTGACGGCTGCCATTGTTCCACTGAACCCTCCACCAATAATCGCCACTTTCTTCATGAGTTTCTGATCCTTTCGCGCTGTTCATTGGCAGTTGAAAATATTTCTGGCCAACAGAAGTCATTCACTTTTTGCTTCTGGTAAATTCAGTTCAATCAGACTCAGAGAGTCATTCCAATTGTACACGGAACAAGTCCCCAGCAACAGACTGGCAGCGATGAATCTCTGTTTAATGCGAGTGTGAATTTGAGAACCGTTTAGGTGCCTTGTTTGACAATCGGCGTTTTCTTACCGTGTTTGTCAATGGCCACATAAGTAAACGCAGCCTCAGTGACTTTAAAACTGGGACAATCGTAATCTTCATGGCGCAGCACCGGCTCCACCCAGACTTCAAGTTGCAGTTTAATAGATGTCGTACCAATTCTTTCAACCGTTCCATAACAACATACGACATCCCCTACCTTGACGGGTCGAATGAATTTCATCGATTCAACGGCAATGGTTACTGTGCGCGTACTTGAAATCTCTTTCGACATGATTCCACCAGCGATATCCATCTGTGACATGATCCAGCCGCCAAAAATGTCTCCGTTCGCATTGGTGTCGGCGGGCATCGCCAGGGTTCGCAGAATCAGCTTCCCATCGGGCAATTCACAGACTTCTTCCATCAGTTTCCATCCTCAGTCTATTTTGCAAACATTCACGCTCATGTGGCTTTACCACAGAGACCAATATGGTTCTCATTCCACTATGCAGAGTGTGGTGGACGGCCATTATTTTTGGCCACATGCCCTCCCCAGACAAGCAGATTCTTACTGCAATCATCCCGGTCGATGAGCACTTCAATGAAGGCAGGACCATCATGGGCCACCGCTTGTTGAATCGCATCGTCCAGTTCCCCTTCTGTACCAGCCTTGCAACCCCAGCCATTTCCATCTTCTGCATTGAAGACATTCACCAGTTCCGCGTAATTCCAGTTCTTAATGGTATTGTACGGTCCATCATGAATTTCCACTTCAATTGTATAACCACCATTGTTGATCAGGAAAATGATCGGTTTCAATCCGTAACGGATGATCGTGGAGACTTCCTGAGCCGTCAGTTGAAACGAGCCATCTCCAATCAGAGCAATCGGACGTTGATTCGGTGCACCGATACTATAACCCAGCGTGGCACCAACGGACCAGCCGATCGAACCGTATTGCATTTGGACTTCAAACCGTGAACCTGTCGGCAAATCGAGCTGAATTCCATTGAACCACGAATCACCCGTCTCCGCGATCACTGCGGAATCGGGGCCTAACATCTGTTGAATGCGTGAAAAGAGTTGACGTGTGGAAAGAGGTGTTTCCGGCGCCCCGGGGCGGAGTGGCGTCACTTCTTCCTGAATTCGTTTATAGGCCACCATCGATGCATCATTCGGTTTCAGTTTCGTGGAAAGTGACTCAAGAAAGTCTGCTAATTTGACATTACTGAAAGTACGGTCGGGGAACACTACACTGTTCGGTAAGGCTTGTATGACTTGCGTCGGATTAATTAAAGCCGCGTGTCCTGTGGTGGTGTAATCAGTAAATGTAGGACCGGCAAACAAACAGAGATCTGCAGAATCGACAATTTCTCCACAGCCGGGTGAACCCACGGGACCCCAGTAGATTCCGATGTAGTTCGCATGCTGTTCGTCAAAAAAACCTTTTGCGTTGGGCATTGTGGCGATTGCATACCCCGACGCATCCGCGAGTTTATGAAAGTGTTCCTCTGCTCCAAACGAACGTAGTTTGACTCCCGCGACCATCACAGGTTTGACTGCTGCATTGAGTAGCTCTGCCGCGTGTTCGACGGCGGCGTTTAACGACAGTGGATCACTGGCCGTCGGTCCCCCGAACTCTCGTACGGTCGGTTCTGCAGTCACAGCCGAAGCGATGTTGCAGGCAATCTCAATATAAACAGGCTTGCGAAAACGAAGTGCCGTTTGAATGGCATGATCAATTTGAGCAGGCGCTTCGCGAGGATCATGGATCGTGACCGCTTCGGCAGTCACCTTTGAAAAGATATCACGTTGATAGTCATAATCGAGCGTCCCCAACGTGTGATGTAACATTTCAAATTCGGATTCCGAATTGGTATTCGGCCCTCCCGAAACGGCAATCACAGGCAAGTCTTCTGCATACGCCCCCGCAATGGCATTGAGCAGACTCAAACCTCCGACACTATAAGTAACGAAGACAGCACTGGCACCTCCTGTGGCCCGCGCATATCCATCGGCGGCATACCCTGCGTTCAATTCATTACAGCAGGAAATCATCTGCATATTTTTGTTTTCCAGCAGCTTGTCAAGCAAGACGAGATTATAGTCACCCGGCACAGCAAAGTAATGCTGTAAACCGATTTCTTCCAACCGTGAAGCAAGATAGGAACCAACTGTAGTAGTGCAATGATCAGACATGAAATTTCCTTATATCAATTGATGCGCATATCATCCTAAGATGCAACATGACTTGCTGTGTTAATACTCTGGTTTCCACATGGTTTGCTCAATCCGCTGATTAATTTCATCGGGAGTAACGGAGTCAGCCACACCAGCTTCAATCGCAGCTGCGGCAACGGCCTTTGCAATATGTCGCCCGACTTCGCGAATGTTAGTCAATGGAGGCAGTAACGATGCAGTGGGGTCTTTGAGCGCCGGCGAAGTTTCTTTCAGTGCTGATGCCGCTGCCATGAACATAGAATCGGTAACACGCCGTGCCCGAGAAGCCAGAATACCCAGCCCCATCGCAGGGAAAATATAACTATTGTTACATTGTGCGATAGTATGGGTCACACCATTAAATTCGACAGGATCAAAAGGGCTGCCGGTGGCGATCACCGCTTTCCCATCAGTCCACTTCAGTAAGTCGGCTGGAGTCGCTTCTGCCCGTGAAGTCGGATTCGAAAGTGGAAAGATTACAGGTCGTTCCACGTGTTTAGCCATTTCGCGAATAATGTCCTCAGAAAAGGCGCCCGTTTGTCCGGTTGCTCCGATCAGCACTCCCGGCTTGCTGTTGCGAACCACATCTGCAAAAGAGATCGCCCCCGACACATCGCAGTCCCAGCCGTTTAGATTTTCAGGTGACTGCGCCAACTGTTGATGCAGTTCGTCCAGATCCGTTCGGCCAGAATGCAGTAAACCATCTTTGTCGATCACGTAGAAACGCGAACGGGCTTCCGGTTCGCTCATTCCCGCGAGTAACATGGCCTGTTTCAGTTGTAAACAGATCCCCACGCCGGCAGAGCCTGCTCCCAACATGACAATCTGCTGGTCTTTCAGATCACCCCCGGAAGCGGCAATCGCAGCCAGAATCGTACCTGTTGTCACAGCGGCTGTGCCCTGGATATCATCGTTAAACGTACAAAGATCATTGCGGTACTGATCGAGAATTCGCTCGGCGTCGACGGATGCAAAGTCCTCCCATTGTAAAAGCACATTGGGGAACCGCTTCTTGACGGCTGCAACAAATTGCCCGATGAAAGCATCATACTCAGCGCCTTTAATCCGATTCTCGCGCCAACCCATATAACGCGGGTCGTCCAACCGTTCCTGATTATTGGTTCCCAGATCCAAGACAATTGGTAATGTTCTGGCAGGATCGACCCCACCACACAAAGTGTAGAGCGATAGTTTTCCAATCGGAATGCCCATACCACCCACTCCCTGGTCACCCAGGCCAAGGATGCGTTCACCGTCGGTCACCACAATCACATCGACATCGCGTTGCACATTTTCGAAGATGGCATCCATGGAATCACGTTCGGGATAAGAGATGAAGATCCCGCGCGGGCGTCGGTAGATATGGCTGAACCGCTGGCAGGCCAATCCTACAACGGGCGTATAAACAATGGGCATCATCTCGGTGATATGCTCCAGCAGCAAGCGATAGAACAATGTTTCGTTTTCGTCCTGAAGCTGTCTCAGAAAGATATGCTTGTCAATATTGTCATGGAAATCACAGAACGCCTCATACGCACGATCCACCTGTTCGTCGAGCGTATCGACGTGCGGAGGCAACAAACCGAGCAGTCCATTTTCGATTCGTTCCTGTTCGGTAAATGCAGTTCCCTTATTCAAAATTGGATCCTCAATCAACAAGGTTCCTTTTTTCTGAATTGTATTTCCCTCTGTTGACCGTCCTGAATTCATGGCAAGATTTGTCCCGATGTGAAAAAAACGGATTGATAATGAGTCGATCAAAAGCTGTGACCCGCAGCTACCGAAAGGTCAGGCATAGAATAATGTATAAGCAGTCTGTCTGTCGATGTTACTCTCAAGAAAGTCGGACGATTCCTTCAAGCTAACGGCATTCATGCCAAAATGCCCAGGAATTGACTGATCTCCAAAAATGCTTACTTTGCATTGTGTGACGTAATGCCGGAAATTACATCATCAGCATTTCACTCAGATAAACTTGAAAGTCTCTGTCTGATCTCCCATTGTTGGAACATTCAATATTGTGTTAGTACCAATGTCACTGTTAGAACTACCTGATCAAAATCTGACAAGAATCTCGCGATGAGTTGTTAACAGACGCGCTGGTCTCAATCATGAAATTACAACAGCCTTCAAAATGGAGCACGACTGGAGTCTCTCGTTGCCAGTGACGATCTCGAAGATCTAATAAAAAATGTTTCGTGATCAGCTGAGAATTCTTATCCTTCGAGATTTTCTTGCTTCAATTACAACTATTGTTTGTGTCAAGTTCGTCTTACGACTATAATAATAAATATTGTTAATTTATTGTTATTTGAACTCATCCCTCCTTACAACACAACCCTCCTGAATTTCCTGCTGATAAGGCTCTCTGATGAATCCACTACTTAAGCTGATTGCGTTTTGTTCTGCCATCTTTCTCACTACCCGAGTTAATGCCACAGAAGATCTGAATGTCCTCCCCCCCGCGACTGGCAAAATAGCTGAGGTCGGGCATGTTTATCATGCGTTGCAGCAGCAAAGTTATGATGCTTCTGCGAAACGCCAGGCTGAATACGAAGCATTAAAAACCCCTGAACAATGTGAAGCCTATCAAAAACGAATGAAGGAATTCTTTCGAACACAAATCGGAGGCTTCCCTGAACGCACACCGTTGAACCCGCGCATCATTGGCCGCCTGAAAGGGAAAGGGTTTCGTGTCGAAAATGTGATTTACGAAAGCTGGCCCGGCCATCATGTGACCGCGAATCTTTATCTACCCACATCAAAGCCTCCCTATCCCGGTGTGCTCATTCCTTGCGGACATAGCCATGATGGGAAAGCCGATGATCGCTATCAGCGCGTCTGTATGTTACTGGCTCAAAATGGAATGGCGGCGATTTGTTACGATCCTATCGGACAGGGAGAACGCTATCAGGTGCTTTCTAAACAACCGAATGAATTTTTCCGAGGCACAAAACGATATCGTCCGCCTCATCCGCAGGTTCAGTTTTATTGCACTGCAGAACATACACTGATGTCAGTCAGTTCGATTCCCCTGGGAAGTAACGCTGCCCGTTATCGCATCTGGGATGGAATGCGCAGTATCGATTATTTAGTCAGTCGTCCTGATATCGATCCGAAACAAATCGGTTGTGCAGGAAACTCGGGTGGGGGAACTCTTACCAGTTACCTGATGGCCCTTGATGATCGCGTCAAATGCGCAGCTCCGGGTTGTTACTCCACCATGTATCGGTCATTAATCGATTTTAATGGTCCTCAAGACGGGGAGCAGATTATTTTTGGACAACTGGCTTATGGATTGGATATTCCTAATTATACTTTGATGCGGGCTCCCAAACCGACCTTAATCTGTGCCGCCACCCATGACAGCACCTTTAAGATCGAAGGGACCTGGGAATTGTTCCGCGAAGCCAAACGTTTTTATACACGAATGGGATACGCCGAGCGTGTCGATCTCATCGAAGCGGATGCACCACATGGCTTTGGTCTGAAACTGCGTGAAGGAACCGCACGCTGGATGAGTCGCTGGCTACTGAATAAAGAAAACGCGATCTTCGAAGGCGAATTGCCTGTATTCACCTATCAGGAATTGCAATGTTCGCAGTCAGGACAAATTTTACTGGATGCCGGCGAGCGTTCGCTGTTTGAAATTAATCAGGGTTTAAATCAAGAACTGGCAGAAGAGCGTATTAAACAGTGGGCAAACATGGATCTGAATACCGCCCGTAAAAAAGTGCGTGATATCACCAACATTACAAAACTGGATGACCTTCATCGGCCAGAATTCAAAGAAGTCGGCACCATCAAACGTAAAGGCTATCATATCAAGAAAATGATTCTGACCCCTGAACATGGTGTGCCTCTGCCAGCACTGTTGTTCCATCCCGATGATGTCTCAGGTGAAATCGTGCTCTATCTCAACGGAGCAGGGAAGCAAGTTGACGCTGCACTGGGAGGAAAAATCGAACAACGTATGAAACAAGGTGATGTCGTCATGGCCCTTGATGTTCGCTGCATTGGCGAAACTTCACGTAAAAACAACCGGCGGATTAACTGGGCCCATGGTTTACTTGGTCCCAATTACCATGAATTTGCACTGGCATTTCTGTTGGGGGATTCGATGGTTAAATTACGGGCGGAAGACATTCTGGTTTCAGCACGATTTCTTTCGGAATACCAATCAAAAGCAAAGCCAAGAAAAATTGAACTGACGGCCATCGGAGAAACGGCCATCCCCGCCTTGCATGCGGCGGCTTTGGAGCCAGATCAGTTCTCGCAGGTTAATTTAAGTTACATGATCCCTTCCTGGGGTGAGGTTGTCAAAACACCCGAAACTCATAATCAGTTAATCAACACGGTTCATGGTGCGTTAAAAGTGTATGACTTGCCAGACCTGATCAAATTAGCCGGAGCGTCCAAAGTCAAAGTCTCTCATCCCGCTTCCGTCACAGAAAATCTGGCTGCAAAAGATCAATAAAAGTACCGGCTGTTACTAAAGAACGCTAAGCAACTGCATTCAGTGAACCACGCTGGACAAAGCCCTCTGCGCCCTTAATAATGGATTTTCTGGACTTATTATTTCATAACATGCTCAACACAGCCAATACGTTTGGCTGCCTGTGCTCGATAGGAGAATATTAAATGCAATCACTAACCCGCCGGATGGCTTTGAAACTCTTTGCCTTGGGAACCACCCTTTTCGGATTCAAAAAACCAACGTCGGTTTCTGCCTCTGAAAAGAGAGAGGAGCCCTCCGTCATCGGTCGCTGGAATAAAACCCACGATCGAGTCTGGCTGGGAGAAGAATTCTGGGCTAATCCCATGGAAGATTGGCGGATTGTGGATGGGGCTGCTGAATGCCAGTCAACCGGAGGGAGCCGCAATGTGCAACTTGTGACTCACCAATTGACTAACACCGATGCTGCTTTTGAGATGTCAGTCCGAGTGAGTCAGGTCGAAAAGAAACAGCAGGATGGCGGTGTTGGTTTTCGAGTGGGTGTCAAAAGTGATATCAATGAATATCGCAGTAATTGTTTTGCCAGAAGCGGAATCAAGGCTGGTCTGGTGGCGGGAACGATGGTGCTTGGGAACAAGCAGCAAAAGTTAAGTCAGCCCGCTAACATGAAAGACTGTATCTTAACGCTCATCGGCAAGCCGCAGGGGGAAAAGTACGCATTGACTTTAATTGTGTCCAATCCCGAGTCTGATAAACCTCTCGGTTCGCTCACACAAAGTTTTCCCAAGCAGGCGATTCTCGGAAATGTGGCACTTGTCAGTAACTTTGATGCCCGGTTTAAACGCAAGATTGGCGCACGCTATCGCTTCCGCGACTGGTCCGTTTCCGGTGATGCGTTCACAGTCTCTCCCGAGCATAAGTTCGGTCCGATTTTATGGTCCCAGTATACACTCAGTGATTCTCGAAGCCCTGAAGGTTTCGTGATGAAGCTCAGCGCTTTGACGGGGCCTTTAGGCGAAAAAGATAACAAAGAGGTCGAATTATTCATCAAGCAAGCGGGCGAATGGAAATCGCTGGGAACTGCGCCACTGGATACCGATGCCTGGACGGCAACCTTTCGCATCCCTAACTGGAATGAAAAAGAAACAACGCCCTTCAAATTGGTTTATAAAGAAAAACATACGGATGGCACTGAAAGCACCACAGAACGAACCGGCATCATTCGAGAAAATCCCGAAGGTCGCCCTCTGCGGTTGGGGGCATTGACCTGTCAGAAAGACTACGGATTTCCTTACGAACCAGTGGCGAATAACTTGCTGAAAGTCGATCCTGATTTACTCTATTTCTCCGGTGATCAGCTTTATGAAGATCATGGTGGTTTCGGCCTGATTCGTGACCCCGCGGGACCTGCGATTTTGAACTACCTCCGTAAGTTCTACATGCATGGCTGGGCCTTTGGTGAAGCGATGCGGGACCGCCCCACGGTCTGTATTCCCGATGACCACGATGTCTTCCAGGGAAACATCTGGGGAGAAGGGGGTATGAAGATGACAGAAGGTTCAACTTCCTCCAAAGGAGGCTACCGAGAACCGGCGCGGATGGTTAACGTCGTTCACAAAACCTGTGCCGGGCATCATCCCGATTACTATGACCCCACTCCCTGCAAACAAGACATCAGCGTTTACTATGGCGATATGGTCTATGGTGGAGTCAGTTTTGCAATCCTGGGAGACCGGCAATTCAAAAGTGGTCCGGAACGCGTCGAGACGGGTAGCGGTAGAGCAGACCATGTCAGTGATCCGAACTTTGAT
The Gimesia aquarii DNA segment above includes these coding regions:
- a CDS encoding class I adenylate-forming enzyme family protein, which gives rise to MNSTTDFLSKLLFIKSGIDSNWDYQFNPVESQETTSRFSLGELFCDVATRHADRPAISNSVASWKYHSLLSAAQKISDQLQSHPEYQPSHRVILLVPNSIAYIAAFYGILMSGGVVVPLPANTERGTLQKILESTEAFYIISTSQVLSRQPDLKGLQSDTICNDELGAQNQTIPPKPIVTTADDLAAIFFTAGSSGKPKGVMLSHSNLISNAQSIQEYLELKMDERPLCMLPFHHAFGNSILQSHILLGAHLVLDGNALFPESIVKAAIFHRCTSLSAVPDLFRTLLERTSFKKANLSSLRYMSVAGGALPHALSVEISQCIVPARFYVMYGQTEATARLAYVPPEDLPELADGCIGRAIPGVILEVVDEKGRTTEPGTVGELRAKGANVMRGYWRDATETRQRIRNGWLYTGDLATMDEAGWIILKGRRNALVKISGYRVHPVDLEEFALRSFPISQAVAVPYESKDVGTRLALYIKLNSKTDQISVSEMNAICRKNLPRQMVPDFIKIVESFPLNHALKIDRSQLSVSAE
- a CDS encoding FAD/NAD(P)-binding protein, whose amino-acid sequence is MKKVAIIGGGFSGTMAAVNLARLSTGPLCIQLINDKYPLGRGVAYGTKREEHLLNVAARNMSAVPDHANHFLDWLRTRVDYSDLPDPQLRETYVPRRIYGDYLRSILSNYMQPIDSHHPAEIHVIENEAVDIELNYDGCAEITLKDGETVEADRVLLATGNQPPSPVAFSDHSFSHPAYSPDPWGNWMEQIPDSKEDVIVLGTGLSMVDVFLTLSEQEWEGNIIAISHNGMIPQAHFRGIEYPDFLPPEPEKLGLEKLVELLEKHCRQLQRIGENPGIVVDRLRPHTQRIWQQFLVSEKQEFLKRYAARWNVIRHRIAQPIHQRVTEAITEGRLRVMRGRISGLREQGDKVEVALQDRSGNEQLLSGGLVVNCTGPNSGFSDTSVPLFQNLLKRGLIRPDELDMGIDVAADFAVMNAEGNPSESLFAIGPLMKGTLWETTAVPELRGQAMRVAQLLLDDVALVTPGHDYRFSVEEEHVIEYYI
- the yciA gene encoding acyl-CoA thioester hydrolase YciA produces the protein MMEEVCELPDGKLILRTLAMPADTNANGDIFGGWIMSQMDIAGGIMSKEISSTRTVTIAVESMKFIRPVKVGDVVCCYGTVERIGTTSIKLQLEVWVEPVLRHEDYDCPSFKVTEAAFTYVAIDKHGKKTPIVKQGT
- a CDS encoding thiamine pyrophosphate-binding protein, which codes for MSDHCTTTVGSYLASRLEEIGLQHYFAVPGDYNLVLLDKLLENKNMQMISCCNELNAGYAADGYARATGGASAVFVTYSVGGLSLLNAIAGAYAEDLPVIAVSGGPNTNSESEFEMLHHTLGTLDYDYQRDIFSKVTAEAVTIHDPREAPAQIDHAIQTALRFRKPVYIEIACNIASAVTAEPTVREFGGPTASDPLSLNAAVEHAAELLNAAVKPVMVAGVKLRSFGAEEHFHKLADASGYAIATMPNAKGFFDEQHANYIGIYWGPVGSPGCGEIVDSADLCLFAGPTFTDYTTTGHAALINPTQVIQALPNSVVFPDRTFSNVKLADFLESLSTKLKPNDASMVAYKRIQEEVTPLRPGAPETPLSTRQLFSRIQQMLGPDSAVIAETGDSWFNGIQLDLPTGSRFEVQMQYGSIGWSVGATLGYSIGAPNQRPIALIGDGSFQLTAQEVSTIIRYGLKPIIFLINNGGYTIEVEIHDGPYNTIKNWNYAELVNVFNAEDGNGWGCKAGTEGELDDAIQQAVAHDGPAFIEVLIDRDDCSKNLLVWGGHVAKNNGRPPHSA